The sequence below is a genomic window from Tistrella mobilis.
CTGCACCCGGCGGCGATAGGTTTTGAGCGCCGCCCCGCCGAGCCCGGCGACATTGCGGCCTTCGAACAGGATTTCGCCGCCATCCGGGCGGGTCAGCGCCATCACCATGCGGGCGAGTGTCGACTTGCCCGAGCCGCTTTCCCCCACCACCGCCAGGCTTTCCCCGGCACGGAGTGCGACCGTCACATCGTCGGTGGCCTTCACCACCCGCCGGCCGTGCCAGCCGGTGCGGCTGGCGTACTGCTTCCGAAGGTTGTTGAGTTCCAGAATAACCGGAGCTTTGGTTGTGGTATCGGCCGCGGCCCGCGGCCCGGCCCGGCCCGGCACCGCCTCGATCAGGCTTCGGGTATAGGCGTGCGAGGGCCGGGCCAGCACCGTGCGGCCGGGGCCCGCCTCCACGACCTTGCCATGGCGCATCACCACCACCCGGTCGGCGATGTCGGCGACGACGCCGAAATCATGGGTGATGAACAGCACGCCCATGCCCCGCGCCTTCTGCTGGGCGCGGATCAGATCCAGGATCTGGCGCTGGGTGGTGACGTCGAGCGCCGTGGTCGGCTCGTCCGCCACCAGCAGCGCCGGATCATTGGCCAGCGCCATGGCGATCATCACCCGCTGGCGCTGGCCGCCCGACAGCTGGAAGGGGAAGCGCCGGCCGATGGTCTCAGGGTCGGGCAGGCCGACCCCGGCGAACAGCTCCACCACCCGGTTGCGGCGGCCGTCGCGGTCGAGCCGGCCATGGATCACCATCGCCTCCGCCACCTGATCGCCGACCCGGGTCAGCGGGTTCAGCGCGCTCAACGGTTCCTGAAAGATCATGCCGATATCGGCGCCGCGGATCCGGCGGAGCGCCGTCTCGTCCAGGCGGCCGATATCGTTGTCCCGAAACCGGATCTCGCCGCCGGCCAGCCGCACCCGGGGCGGCAGCAGGCCCAGAACCGCATGGGCGGTCATCGATTTGCCCGAACCGCTTTCGCCCACCAGGCAGACGATTTCATCGGCGGCGACCGACAGCCAGACCCCGTCCACGGCCCGTGCCCGGTCACCGCCCCGGGGCAGGGCGATGGAAAGATCGCGAATGTCGAGAAGGGAGGTTTCTGTCACCGTCACTGCCCTCCCTGGGTGCTGCGGGCGCGGGAGATGCGCGGGTTCAGCGCATCGTTCAGCGCCTCGCCCACCAGATTGACCGCCACCACCGTCAGCAGGATGGCGAGGCCGGGAAACACGCTGGTCCACCAGGCCTGGCGGATCACGGTGCGGGCGGAACCGACCATGAAGCCCCAGGACATGTCGTTGGGATCGCCGAGCCCCAGAAACGACAGCGCGCTTTCGATCAGGATCGCGGTCGCCACCGTCAGCGAGGTTGCAACCACGATCGGCGAGGCGGCATTGGGCAGGATGTGGCGGATGATGATCGCCAGCGCGCTTTCGCCCTGGCAGCGGGCGGCATGGACGAAATCGCGGGTGGCGAGGCTCATGAACTCGGCACGGGTCAGCCGGGCGAGCGGCGGCCAGCTGACCACCGCGATCGAGAAGATCACCGTTTCCATGCCGGGAGAGAGGATCGCGACCAGCAGGATGGCGAGCACGAAGCCCGGGATGGTCTGGAACAGTTCGGTGATCCGCATCAGCACGTCGTCGACCAGCCCGCCGAAATAGCCGGCGGCGGCGCCGATGATCACCCCGATGCCGGCGGCAGAGACGGCCGAGGCGATGCCGATGATCAGCGACACCCGCGCCCCCCAGGCGATGCCGGCGGCGACGTCGCGCCCCAGCGTGTCGGAGCCGAAGATCAGCCCTTCGGACAGCGGCGGCTCGAAGGGGGCACCGACCATTTCCCAGGGATCGACCGGAAACAGCAGCGGCGCGCCGAGGGCGAGCCCCGTCACCAGCGCCAGCAGCACCGCACCGGTGATCCCGCTCGGGTGACGGAAGAAGGCGGAGAAGAAGGCCCGCATGGGTTTATCGAGTCCTCGTTTTTGATTCGGTGCTTGCCAAACTCTGTTCACCTTGTTGGCCGACCTTCGCCGGGATGACGGTGGAAAGGTTGTACAGAGGATGTCGGACACCGAGCCTGACGGGATGATGGGGCCGGACAGCGGCGAGGGCGGGTCCGTTCTGCGCCGCGCATGTCCGGTTCTGTCCCGACCGGCTTCTGTACGACACCGATACCGTCATCCCGGCGAAAGGGCGGGTCCGTTCTGCGCCGCGCATGTCCGGTTCTGTCCCGACCGGCTTCTGTACGACACCGATACCGTCATCCCGGCGAAAGGGCGGGTCCGTTCTGCGCCGCGCATGTCCGGTTCTGTCCCGACCGGCTTCTGTACGACACCGATACCGTCATCCCGGCGAAGGCCGGGATCCAGGTTCGCCTCCGCACAAAGGGTGTCGGACAGGCGGTGTCCGGCCGGGATGGCGGTATTCGCCGCGATGCCCGACAGGCCCGTCCCTCCCCGAACATCAGCCGCTCATTCCCGTAGATGCCTGCATGGATCCCGGCTTGCGCCGGGATGACGGTGGGTATTGTTGTGTGAGTACTTGAAATGACAGTGCCGGACAGTCCTGCTTCCGTCCTGCGCTGTCATTGCCGGCCGTCTTCGGTCACCCGGCCCGGGCCAGCCGTGGATCGATGATCCGGGTGATCAGGTCGGTCAGCAGGTTGATCGCGATCACCAGCACCGACATGACCAGAAAGATCCCGAGCAGCACCGGATAGTCGCGCTGCATCACCGCATCGAAGGTGAGCCGGCCGAGGCCGGGCCAGGCGAAGACCGTCTCCACCACCACCGAGCCGCCGATCAGCGCGCCGGCCTGGACGCCCGCGAAGGTGATCACCGGCAGCAAGGCGTTGCGCAGCATGTGGTGGCGGATGATCCGGCCGCGCGAGGCTCCCTTGGCCCGGGCGGTCTTTACATAATCCTGATGCTCCACCTCGATGATCGAGGCCCGCATCAGCCGGGCGTAGATCGCGAGATAGATGGCCGCCAGCGTGGTGACCGGCAGGATCATATGGGTCGCGACATCCAGCACCAGATCGAGGCCGGTGAGGTTGGGGCCGATGGTCGCGAAGCCGAAGGCCGGCAGCCAGCCCAGCTGAACCGAGAAGATCAGCACCAGCATCAGCCCCAGCCAGAAGACCGGCATGGCATAGAACAGCAGCGCCAGCACCGAGATCACCGTGTCGGTCCAGCGGCCGGCGCGCATGCCGGCCAGCGTGCCGAGCAGGCTGCCGATGGCCAGCGCCAGCAGGAAGGCGGTCACCGTCAGCAGCAGGGTGGCGGGCAGGCGTTCGCCGATCAGCACCGAAACCGGCTGGCGCTGGCGGTAGGAATAGCCGAGGTCGAAGCTCGCCACCTTGGCCAGATAGTCGGTCAGCTGAACATGGAGCGGCTGGTCCAGCCCGTATTCGGCCCGGATCTGGGCGATCAGTTTTTCATCCGAGGCGCCCGACTGGCCGGCGATCACGGCCGCCGGGTCGCCGGGGGCGGCATGGACCAGCAGGAAGTTGAAGGTCGCGATGACCAGGATCATCACCGCGATCTTCACCAGCCGGGCCGCCGCCGCCGCGATGGCCTGGTACATGCTCAGCCCTCGTACCAGGCCTGGTCGAAATCGTCGTTCACGCCGATGGCCGAGACCACCAGATCATGGAAGCGCTTGTCGTACATGGTGGGGAAATCGAGTTCGACCAGCCAGCCCACCGGCACCTCTTCGACCAGCAGGCGCTGAACCTCGGAATAGAGCGCCTGGCGCTTCGCCGGGTCGACCGCCACGGCGGCCTCGGCGAACAGGGTGTCGACCTTGGGGTTGCTGTAGCCCGAGGTGTTGGAGAACAGCACGCCCTTGCGGATGTTCGACGAGATATAGGTCCGCGACACGCCGAGCGCCGGGTCGCCGAACTGGTAGAGCCAGGGGGCGGTGACCTCGAAATCCCAGTTGCCGACCCGGGTCGCCCAGCCGGCGACGTCGATTGCCTCCAGCACCACCTCGATGCCCACTTTCGACAGCGCCTGGCGGATGTATTCGGCGAAGCGCATCCAGACCTCGCCATAGGGCGGGACCAGATAGGTGATCTTCGCCCGCTTGCCGTCGGCGCCGGGCTTCAGCCCCATTTCGTCGAGCAGGGCGATCGCCTTGGCCGGGTTGAAATCGTAGATCTTGACCTTGGGGTCGTAGAATTTCGTCGCCTTCGACATCGGCCCGGTGGCGGGCCGGGCCAGGCCGAACAGCACCTTGCGGACCAGGAAATCCTTGTCGATGGCATGCATCACCGCCTGGCGGAAGCGCTTGTCGTCCATCGGCTTGATGCGGTTGTTGAATTCCAGCCAGAGCAGCGGCGCGTAGAATTCATAGCCCCTGGTGGTGAACTCCACATGGGGCAGCTGCTTCAGCCGCGGCACGTCGAACATTTCGACATCGCCCCATTGGGTGAGATCGACGGTGCCGTTCTCCAGCGCCAGCGCGCGCGAGGCGGCGTCGGGCACGATCCGATAGATGATCTCGTCCAGATAGGGCTGGCCGGGCTTGTAATAGTCGTCGTTGCGGACCAGCCGGATATGCGAGCCGCGTTCCCATTCCGCGAACTTCCACGGGCCGGTGCCGATCGGCTTCGCATTGTGGGGATTGTTGCGGTAGTCGGTGCCCTCGTAGAGGTGCTTCGGCATGATCGGGCAGGACGACATTTCGAAGCATTGCAGGAAGGGGCCGAAGGGCTCCTTCAGCTTGAAGACCACGGTATGGGCATCGGCGGCGGTGATGCTGTCGCAGCGGGCGAAGTTGCCGCGCGCCCGGGCATGGGTCTCGGGCAGGATCTTGGTGGTCGAGAACACCACGTCGTCGGCGGTGAAGGGCGTGCCGTCATGCCACTTCACCGTCTCTTCCAGATGGAAGGTATAGGTCAGGCCGTCGTCGGACATCTCCCAGCTCTTCGCCAGGCCCGGGCGCGGGGTCTGGTCGAAATTGAACTTCAGCAGGCTTTGATAGATCTTGCCGGCGACGGTCAGCGTCGGGGCCTGCTGGTTGATCGCCGCCACCAGAACCGGCGGTTCGGGCTGGATGATCACGTCCAGCGTGCCGCCCCGGGTCTGACCGGCGGCGCGGCGGATGCCCAGCGGAATGCCGGTCGATCCCACGATCCCGGCCATCAGCATCAGTTTGTTGAAGTCGCGACGGTTCATGGCGAGCCCTGACTCCCTTGGCTTGATAGTCCCGCATGCGTCGGCGCGCCGGTTTTCCGGCGTCACCCTGGCCTCCCCGGCCGTGTTTGCCCCCGTGGCGGGGGCCTGTCGTTCTGTCGTCGATCAGTGTAGGGCCCGGCCCGGGTGGCCCGCGTCGCGGCATGGGCCATCTTTCGTCGCGTCCGGGCCATTTCCGGTCCGCGGCCCGATCAATAGCCGCGGTCGCGTTCCACCGGGTTGAGCGGCGGACGGCCGCATGCGATCCGCCAGGCGTTCTCGACGATCTGGCCGATCACCGCCGCGTCGCTGGCGATCGCCGCCATATGGGGCGTCACCAGCGCGCCCGGATGGGTCCAGAGCGGATGGGCCGGGTCCAGCGGTTCGGCGGCGAAGACGTCGAGCACGGCGCCCCGCAGATGGCCGCTGTCCAGTGCCGCGATCAGATCCTCGGGCACCAGATGTTCGCCGCGGCCGACATTGATCACGGCGGCGCCCCGGGGCAGTTTCGCGAAGGTTGCAGCCCCCAGAATGCCGCGGGTGCGGGGCGTCAGCGGCAGCAGGTTGACCAGGATTTCGCTGCGGGCCAGCAGGGCATCCAGCCCGTCGGGTCCGTGATGGCCGGCGATGCCCGGCAGGCTGCGCGGGGTGCGCGACCAGCCGGCGACATCGAACCCCTGTGCGGAGAGCGCCCGGGCCACCCGGCCGCCGATCTCCCCCAGCCCCAGCACGCCGATGCGGCGGTCGGTGGCGGCACGCTGCGGCGGGCGCTGCCAGCGGAGCGCCGGGCGGTCGCGCAGGACCACCTGGTCCAGCCCGCGATGGAACCAGAGCACCGACCAGAGCACGAATTCGGTCATCGCGGCCGGCAGGCTGTCGTCCACGATCCGCGCCACCGGCAGGGCGGGGTCCAGGCCCGCATCGTTCAGCACGCCGTCGACGCCGGCGGCGATCGACTGCACCAGTTTCAGCTTCGGCATGGTGCCGAGCAGCCCGGCGGGCGGGCGCCAGCAGACCGCGATGTCGGCCTCGGCGCCGTCATCCTCGGGCCAGACGGTGATGTCGAGCCGGGGATCGGCCGCCAGCAGCGGCGCCTTCATGAAGCCGAGGTCCAGGATGCCGCCGATCAGAATCAGTTTGGGCATGGATGCTCCCGCATGTGGTCGTCCTTTCGGGGGCCGGTTGCATCCGGCGCCGTCCCGAAGGATACTGATGGCACATCCGACCTCCGCCGGGTCCCGGGCCATTTATCGTCGAGGATGGGCCATATGCTCGGACATGCCGGATCTTCGGCTTTCGACGCGGCGGCAGACCTGCCGTCGCCCGAACCCTATGTCACCGGGATCGTCGGCCATCTGGCCGCGCGGTCTGCGGCGGAACGCCTGCAGGCGATCGACCGGCCGGTGGTCGGCATGGCGGCGGAGTTTGCCGCCGGCAATGTCGGCAGCCATCACGATCACCCGCGCGGGCAGATCGAATACGCGCTGACCGGGGTGATGACCGCGATCACCGATCATGGCACCTGGGTGGTGCCGACCCGCACCGCGCTCTGGATTCCGGCCCATACCATGCACCAGGTGCGCAACTGGGGGCCGCTCACCCTGCGCACGCTCTATCTGGACATGAGCGTCTGCGGCGCGCTGCCGGCCGAATGCCGCGTCTTCCGGGTGTCGGAGCTTCTGCACGCGCTGATCGTGGAAATGGTTGCCGCGCCGCATGAATATGATCTGGCCGGCCGCGAGGCGCGCATCGCCGAGCTGCTGATCGGCGAACTGGCCCGCATGCCCGATGTCGATCTGCACGCCCCCATGCCCCAGGACCGGCGCCTGGCGCGCATCTGCCGCGCGGTGCTGAAAGACCCGGCCGCCGAACACGATCTGGACCACTGGGCGGCGGTGGGCGGCATGGCCCGGCGCACCCTGACCCGCCAGTTCCGCCGCGAAACCGGGCTCACCTTCGCCGAATGGCGCCAGCAGATCCGCCTGCTCGAAGCCCTGCCGCGCCTCGCCTCGGGCGAAACGGTGACCAATGTCGCGCTCGACCTCGGCTATGACAGCCCCAGCGCCTTCACCGCCATGTTCCGCCGCATCCTGGGCGCCAGCCCGCGCGATTACCTCCGCACCACGGCGGAGGGTGGGCGGGCGGTGGGGTGAGGGGAATAGGTGGGGCGTGTGGTCAACACTCTGTATCCGGAGTGTATGCCGCCGTGGCCAAAAATTCTTCTAGACTCCAGAATCAATCATATCCAGAACGTAATGATGGCCGCCAGAATCATCGCTGACAGGACATTGACCGCAATCTCGTCATAGCGTGTCGCGACACGCCTGCAGTTCTTGAGACGGCAAAGCGCGTTGTCGACGAGATGGCGATTGCAATAGCGCTTACGTCGTGCGCCACCTTCCGTTTTCGGTTGGTGCGTCCCTTAGCCTGATTGCCACCGGCGATTTGATCACCCTGCCAAGCTGTGAACTGGCCCTTGTCGCCGGGACGTGGTTCGGCACACCGAACGACAAACAGCTCGCTACCCTTGCCATGATCAATGATCTCGACAAGATGACAAATCTCATAATGCCCGCAAACGCGGCGACAGATTTTTGATAATAGTCGCTTAAAATGGGGGGAACGGCCCGCTCCGACCGTTCCGTTACCCCACCCCCCGATTGATACAGGGGAAAGGGTGGGCGCTTGTGTGTGAGCTGCCAACAGCCATTAAGGGTAGAGCGGAGCGCCGACATTAATATACCTCACGGCTGCGCTTGGCGTCCAGCTCCTTACCGAGGTCGAATTTATCGCCCCATGCGGTGAACCAATGGTCATTGGTCGCTTGAACAGCGGCGAGGCCGGCGGCGTCCAGCCCGAAGATTGCCCCGATTTTGCCCTTGGTTG
It includes:
- a CDS encoding helix-turn-helix domain-containing protein; translated protein: MLGHAGSSAFDAAADLPSPEPYVTGIVGHLAARSAAERLQAIDRPVVGMAAEFAAGNVGSHHDHPRGQIEYALTGVMTAITDHGTWVVPTRTALWIPAHTMHQVRNWGPLTLRTLYLDMSVCGALPAECRVFRVSELLHALIVEMVAAPHEYDLAGREARIAELLIGELARMPDVDLHAPMPQDRRLARICRAVLKDPAAEHDLDHWAAVGGMARRTLTRQFRRETGLTFAEWRQQIRLLEALPRLASGETVTNVALDLGYDSPSAFTAMFRRILGASPRDYLRTTAEGGRAVG
- a CDS encoding 2-hydroxyacid dehydrogenase, coding for MPKLILIGGILDLGFMKAPLLAADPRLDITVWPEDDGAEADIAVCWRPPAGLLGTMPKLKLVQSIAAGVDGVLNDAGLDPALPVARIVDDSLPAAMTEFVLWSVLWFHRGLDQVVLRDRPALRWQRPPQRAATDRRIGVLGLGEIGGRVARALSAQGFDVAGWSRTPRSLPGIAGHHGPDGLDALLARSEILVNLLPLTPRTRGILGAATFAKLPRGAAVINVGRGEHLVPEDLIAALDSGHLRGAVLDVFAAEPLDPAHPLWTHPGALVTPHMAAIASDAAVIGQIVENAWRIACGRPPLNPVERDRGY
- a CDS encoding ABC transporter permease; its protein translation is MRAFFSAFFRHPSGITGAVLLALVTGLALGAPLLFPVDPWEMVGAPFEPPLSEGLIFGSDTLGRDVAAGIAWGARVSLIIGIASAVSAAGIGVIIGAAAGYFGGLVDDVLMRITELFQTIPGFVLAILLVAILSPGMETVIFSIAVVSWPPLARLTRAEFMSLATRDFVHAARCQGESALAIIIRHILPNAASPIVVATSLTVATAILIESALSFLGLGDPNDMSWGFMVGSARTVIRQAWWTSVFPGLAILLTVVAVNLVGEALNDALNPRISRARSTQGGQ
- a CDS encoding ABC transporter ATP-binding protein, coding for MTETSLLDIRDLSIALPRGGDRARAVDGVWLSVAADEIVCLVGESGSGKSMTAHAVLGLLPPRVRLAGGEIRFRDNDIGRLDETALRRIRGADIGMIFQEPLSALNPLTRVGDQVAEAMVIHGRLDRDGRRNRVVELFAGVGLPDPETIGRRFPFQLSGGQRQRVMIAMALANDPALLVADEPTTALDVTTQRQILDLIRAQQKARGMGVLFITHDFGVVADIADRVVVMRHGKVVEAGPGRTVLARPSHAYTRSLIEAVPGRAGPRAAADTTTKAPVILELNNLRKQYASRTGWHGRRVVKATDDVTVALRAGESLAVVGESGSGKSTLARMVMALTRPDGGEILFEGRNVAGLGGAALKTYRRRVQMVFQDPFASLNPRHKVGDAIARGPIAFGTPRAEAMAIAARLLERVGLDASAAARYPHEFSGGQRQRICIARALAPDPAILVADEAVSALDVSVQAQILALLADLKRELGLAMIFITHDLRVAAEVSDHTIVMRHGRIVEQGPTAALFANPAHDYTRDLLAAIPGRTIFAARHGAASDAPSPA
- a CDS encoding ABC transporter permease: MYQAIAAAAARLVKIAVMILVIATFNFLLVHAAPGDPAAVIAGQSGASDEKLIAQIRAEYGLDQPLHVQLTDYLAKVASFDLGYSYRQRQPVSVLIGERLPATLLLTVTAFLLALAIGSLLGTLAGMRAGRWTDTVISVLALLFYAMPVFWLGLMLVLIFSVQLGWLPAFGFATIGPNLTGLDLVLDVATHMILPVTTLAAIYLAIYARLMRASIIEVEHQDYVKTARAKGASRGRIIRHHMLRNALLPVITFAGVQAGALIGGSVVVETVFAWPGLGRLTFDAVMQRDYPVLLGIFLVMSVLVIAINLLTDLITRIIDPRLARAG
- a CDS encoding ABC transporter substrate-binding protein, which codes for MNRRDFNKLMLMAGIVGSTGIPLGIRRAAGQTRGGTLDVIIQPEPPVLVAAINQQAPTLTVAGKIYQSLLKFNFDQTPRPGLAKSWEMSDDGLTYTFHLEETVKWHDGTPFTADDVVFSTTKILPETHARARGNFARCDSITAADAHTVVFKLKEPFGPFLQCFEMSSCPIMPKHLYEGTDYRNNPHNAKPIGTGPWKFAEWERGSHIRLVRNDDYYKPGQPYLDEIIYRIVPDAASRALALENGTVDLTQWGDVEMFDVPRLKQLPHVEFTTRGYEFYAPLLWLEFNNRIKPMDDKRFRQAVMHAIDKDFLVRKVLFGLARPATGPMSKATKFYDPKVKIYDFNPAKAIALLDEMGLKPGADGKRAKITYLVPPYGEVWMRFAEYIRQALSKVGIEVVLEAIDVAGWATRVGNWDFEVTAPWLYQFGDPALGVSRTYISSNIRKGVLFSNTSGYSNPKVDTLFAEAAVAVDPAKRQALYSEVQRLLVEEVPVGWLVELDFPTMYDKRFHDLVVSAIGVNDDFDQAWYEG